A stretch of Glandiceps talaboti chromosome 18, keGlaTala1.1, whole genome shotgun sequence DNA encodes these proteins:
- the LOC144448922 gene encoding acid sphingomyelinase-like phosphodiesterase 3b isoform X1 produces MGGDSKVFLFLIVYHLVGVWPCFGADVGYIWHVTDFHYDPDYTAGDYPASSCRDLGGETPNYWGDYRCDSPWALINSSVYAMQAIKEKPDFIIWTGDDTPHVPNDNLSTQKVINIISNLTSLLMDAFPNIKVFPVLGNHDYHPKHMMPPEPNDVYGNVTLLWDEWLNPYSDALNTFKQAAYYTAEYKPGQRIVGLNTVYYYTNDKVTEDMDDPGDQFQWLESVLQNATEKNEKVYIIGHVPPGKFERHAGKSWFYERFNKRYIEIVRKFHDVITGQFYAHQHDDSFRLFYDETGNPVNSLFLAPAVTPWNTTLSGVGPNNPGIRLFEFDRNTWEILDIKQYYLDLATTGDLTTSSWELEYSAKSAYAIPDVTTPSLQQLVDSFRDQSSTTFDKYYLYNSVSYDKSKCDAQCKVEQLCAVTEVDFDEYASCLADGLTGNAVRPLATLFVQAVMFVLQYLL; encoded by the exons gtTATATTTGGCACGTGACAGACTTTCATTATGACCCAGACTACACGGCAGGAGACTACCCGGCATCTAGCTGTCGTGATCTTGGAGGTGAGACTCCAAACTACTGGGGCGACTACCGATGTGACTCGCCATGGGCCCTCATCAACTCGTCTGTTTACGCTATGCAAGCCATTAAGGAAAAGCCAGATTTTATCATATGGACGGG AGATGACACACCCCATGTACCAAATGATAATCTAAGCACGCAAAAAGTTATAAATATCATTTCGAACTTGACGTCATTGTTGATGGATGCTTtcccaaatatcaaagtatttcCAGTGCTCGGTAACCATGACTACCACCCTAAACATATGATGCCACCTGAGCCAAATGACGTGTATGGAAACGTTACTTTATTATGGGACGAGTGGTTGAATCCATACTCCGATGCACTAAATACTTTTAAACAAG CTGCCTACTACACAGCCGAGTACAAGCCAGGACAAAGAATCGTGGGGTTAAACACTGTGTATTACTACACCAACGATAAAGTGACGGAAGATATGGATGACCCGGGTGACCAATTTCAATGGCTGGAGAGTGTTCTTCAAAATGcgacagaaaaaaatgaaaag gTATATATTATCGGCCATGTGCCACCAGGAAAATTTGAACGCCACGCTGGAAAATCTTGGTTTTATGAAAGGTTCAACAAACGTTATATCGAGATCGTCAGAAAATTCCATGACGTCATCACTGGCCAATTCTACGCTCACCAGCATGATGACAGTTTCAGGCTATTCTACGATGAGACAG gTAACCCTGTCAATTCGCTATTTCTGGCTCCTGCTGTAACTCCATGGAATACTACTTTGTCTGGAGTTGGACCTAATAATCCTGGTATAAGACTTTTTGAATTCGACCGCAACACTTGGGAAATCCTGGACATTAAACAGTACTACTTGGACCTAGCCACTACAGGTGACCTGACAACATCCAGTTGGGAACTAGAGTACTCCGCCAAATCAGCTTACGCTATTCCTGACGTCACTACTCCATCTCTGCAGCAATTAGTCGATTCATTCAGAGATCAGTCTAGCACTACCTTCGATAAATATTACCTGTATAACAGTGTTAGCTATGACAAGAGTAAGTGCGATGCTCAGTGCAAGGTTGAACAGTTATGCGCAGTTACTGAAGTCGATTTCGATGAATATGCCTCTTGCCTAGCCGATGGCCTGACGGGAAATGCGGTACGCCCCTTGGCGACTCTTTTTGTCCAGGCTGTCATGTTTGTTCTACAGTACCTGTTGTGA
- the LOC144448922 gene encoding acid sphingomyelinase-like phosphodiesterase 3b isoform X2, with protein sequence MWVSLSYIWHVTDFHYDPDYTAGDYPASSCRDLGGETPNYWGDYRCDSPWALINSSVYAMQAIKEKPDFIIWTGDDTPHVPNDNLSTQKVINIISNLTSLLMDAFPNIKVFPVLGNHDYHPKHMMPPEPNDVYGNVTLLWDEWLNPYSDALNTFKQAAYYTAEYKPGQRIVGLNTVYYYTNDKVTEDMDDPGDQFQWLESVLQNATEKNEKVYIIGHVPPGKFERHAGKSWFYERFNKRYIEIVRKFHDVITGQFYAHQHDDSFRLFYDETGNPVNSLFLAPAVTPWNTTLSGVGPNNPGIRLFEFDRNTWEILDIKQYYLDLATTGDLTTSSWELEYSAKSAYAIPDVTTPSLQQLVDSFRDQSSTTFDKYYLYNSVSYDKSKCDAQCKVEQLCAVTEVDFDEYASCLADGLTGNAVRPLATLFVQAVMFVLQYLL encoded by the exons gtTATATTTGGCACGTGACAGACTTTCATTATGACCCAGACTACACGGCAGGAGACTACCCGGCATCTAGCTGTCGTGATCTTGGAGGTGAGACTCCAAACTACTGGGGCGACTACCGATGTGACTCGCCATGGGCCCTCATCAACTCGTCTGTTTACGCTATGCAAGCCATTAAGGAAAAGCCAGATTTTATCATATGGACGGG AGATGACACACCCCATGTACCAAATGATAATCTAAGCACGCAAAAAGTTATAAATATCATTTCGAACTTGACGTCATTGTTGATGGATGCTTtcccaaatatcaaagtatttcCAGTGCTCGGTAACCATGACTACCACCCTAAACATATGATGCCACCTGAGCCAAATGACGTGTATGGAAACGTTACTTTATTATGGGACGAGTGGTTGAATCCATACTCCGATGCACTAAATACTTTTAAACAAG CTGCCTACTACACAGCCGAGTACAAGCCAGGACAAAGAATCGTGGGGTTAAACACTGTGTATTACTACACCAACGATAAAGTGACGGAAGATATGGATGACCCGGGTGACCAATTTCAATGGCTGGAGAGTGTTCTTCAAAATGcgacagaaaaaaatgaaaag gTATATATTATCGGCCATGTGCCACCAGGAAAATTTGAACGCCACGCTGGAAAATCTTGGTTTTATGAAAGGTTCAACAAACGTTATATCGAGATCGTCAGAAAATTCCATGACGTCATCACTGGCCAATTCTACGCTCACCAGCATGATGACAGTTTCAGGCTATTCTACGATGAGACAG gTAACCCTGTCAATTCGCTATTTCTGGCTCCTGCTGTAACTCCATGGAATACTACTTTGTCTGGAGTTGGACCTAATAATCCTGGTATAAGACTTTTTGAATTCGACCGCAACACTTGGGAAATCCTGGACATTAAACAGTACTACTTGGACCTAGCCACTACAGGTGACCTGACAACATCCAGTTGGGAACTAGAGTACTCCGCCAAATCAGCTTACGCTATTCCTGACGTCACTACTCCATCTCTGCAGCAATTAGTCGATTCATTCAGAGATCAGTCTAGCACTACCTTCGATAAATATTACCTGTATAACAGTGTTAGCTATGACAAGAGTAAGTGCGATGCTCAGTGCAAGGTTGAACAGTTATGCGCAGTTACTGAAGTCGATTTCGATGAATATGCCTCTTGCCTAGCCGATGGCCTGACGGGAAATGCGGTACGCCCCTTGGCGACTCTTTTTGTCCAGGCTGTCATGTTTGTTCTACAGTACCTGTTGTGA